A single genomic interval of Pelorhabdus rhamnosifermentans harbors:
- a CDS encoding TIGR02677 family protein produces MDDKCLKAIPETTYLSAGNVRRYRGILHYFYVQHEKMRQYLFPEDVYQYLRQDEVFADYTEDELQQDLKQLVEWKNLIPRQETGRVMTIEDFKRKKFRYQCTPYTVEIERMVEHLYEIGNSFGGSLETTMFDRLFQSLSRFQEEAKTGQGSELNQAWEDVYSYFKKIVQSASDYLAHLKSEKVEERMMTEAFLVYKDSFADYLRKFILGLQQVSYNIESILRNFETEVFERAAQELASYQLSIPRLEETLSHEEFVLKYQDQWQSLRDWFLGIPGRASELTSLENETTETIRRITRFVQRIGEKQQNVRNRYKDYLHLATWFAQENSIAEAHALSAMLFGLSQVRHVFADQAESENMYQSVWQVAPMKITVKPRTNTYREKRRPGAVIGRAAEKTAALEQYLAERRREQELIDSIIENNRIVIAQLPVQEPFIRKTLLAWIGKCMASQNHTAKTEQGRQIRLVRQSDASITLTCLDGRLTLPDFVIEVLS; encoded by the coding sequence ATGGATGATAAATGTTTAAAAGCCATTCCAGAAACAACTTATTTATCAGCTGGAAATGTGCGGCGCTACCGGGGAATTTTGCACTATTTTTATGTTCAGCATGAAAAAATGCGTCAATACCTCTTCCCTGAAGATGTTTATCAGTATTTGAGACAGGATGAAGTTTTTGCCGATTATACGGAAGATGAGTTGCAGCAGGATTTGAAGCAGCTTGTGGAATGGAAAAATCTTATTCCACGTCAGGAAACAGGCCGCGTGATGACAATAGAAGATTTTAAACGAAAAAAATTCCGTTATCAGTGTACGCCTTATACAGTGGAAATTGAGCGCATGGTTGAGCATCTTTATGAAATAGGTAATTCTTTTGGCGGATCACTGGAAACGACGATGTTCGACAGATTGTTTCAGTCCCTGTCACGATTTCAGGAGGAGGCTAAAACCGGACAGGGATCAGAACTGAATCAGGCCTGGGAAGATGTGTATTCGTATTTTAAAAAGATCGTACAAAGTGCTTCTGATTATTTAGCCCATTTGAAAAGTGAGAAAGTAGAAGAACGGATGATGACCGAGGCTTTTCTGGTTTATAAAGATTCCTTTGCCGATTATTTGCGTAAATTCATTTTAGGTTTGCAGCAGGTTTCTTATAATATTGAAAGCATTTTGCGTAATTTTGAAACGGAGGTTTTTGAGCGGGCCGCACAGGAGCTTGCCAGTTATCAGCTGTCGATTCCGCGACTGGAGGAAACGTTGAGTCATGAGGAATTTGTACTCAAGTATCAGGACCAGTGGCAAAGCTTGCGGGACTGGTTTTTGGGTATTCCGGGCCGGGCCAGTGAACTGACATCATTGGAAAATGAAACAACAGAAACGATTCGCCGCATTACCCGCTTTGTACAGCGAATTGGTGAGAAGCAGCAAAATGTACGCAATCGTTATAAGGATTATCTTCATCTTGCCACCTGGTTTGCACAAGAGAACAGCATTGCTGAGGCGCATGCCCTGTCGGCAATGCTGTTTGGCTTGTCTCAGGTCCGGCATGTTTTTGCCGATCAGGCGGAAAGTGAAAATATGTACCAGTCGGTCTGGCAAGTGGCTCCTATGAAGATTACGGTGAAACCGCGTACAAATACTTATCGGGAGAAACGGCGTCCAGGGGCTGTTATAGGACGCGCGGCGGAGAAAACTGCTGCTTTGGAGCAGTACTTGGCTGAACGGCGCCGGGAGCAGGAACTGATTGACTCCATCATTGAGAACAACCGGATTGTCATCGCTCAGTTGCCTGTGCAGGAACCGTTTATTCGGAAAACTTTGTTGGCGTGGATCGGTAAATGTATGGCTAGTCAAAATCACACCGCGAAGACGGAACAGGGCCGGCAAATTCGTCTGGTCAGGCAAAGTGATGCTTCGATTACCTTGACGTGTTTAGATGGCCGGCTGACGTTGCCTGATTTTGTTATTGAAGTATTATCCTAG
- a CDS encoding TIGR02679 family protein, producing the protein MADALAEAIRYFRQEAGFSRLVPLLAKKYCSIGRLGGTVVLTNLSHEEAGAFTAFFRRSYQTGQKASIGFEQFVQALEKTRFSGVDILELLGNLCGASLVSKAEQAEAAAQFRRQFWQDLCSQYRKGLCPVWLEAVRDRQVGTRAVHLALEHDVHHFKENVHLVLRALTELPVQYERLSVFARRICGNPHVFDSQTPAGKWLLDALKVLSGRQAQDDKSAVEEENERLYAFGLLRDDVLNFITCAGLAAATDADKKQELPYLRQAWENGSMLNMPLRELLKCRYLYGALKCGGPVFIVENSGVFSSLLDLFYQQTGFLPPLLCTHGQFKLASWAAVERLAAAGCSVRYSGDFDPEGLLIAQKLVERYPDQAHFWHYGLADYAISLSQVKLDDRRIKKLDSVYHPELAEVVAEMRRLKLAGYQEALVESLSEDMQKINQKKKED; encoded by the coding sequence ATGGCTGATGCACTGGCCGAAGCTATTCGCTATTTCCGGCAGGAAGCTGGTTTTTCCCGGCTTGTCCCGCTTTTGGCAAAAAAATATTGCAGTATCGGGCGTCTGGGGGGTACGGTTGTCTTAACAAATTTGAGCCATGAAGAGGCAGGTGCCTTTACGGCTTTTTTTCGCCGTTCCTATCAGACTGGACAAAAAGCGTCGATTGGGTTTGAACAATTTGTTCAGGCTTTGGAAAAGACAAGATTTTCAGGTGTTGATATTTTGGAGTTACTTGGAAATCTATGTGGTGCTTCGTTGGTCAGCAAGGCGGAACAAGCGGAGGCGGCTGCTCAGTTCCGGCGGCAATTCTGGCAGGATTTATGCAGTCAATATCGAAAGGGGCTTTGTCCGGTTTGGCTGGAGGCGGTGAGGGACAGACAGGTTGGTACACGGGCGGTTCATTTGGCGTTAGAGCATGACGTTCATCATTTTAAGGAAAATGTTCATTTGGTACTGCGTGCATTAACGGAACTGCCTGTTCAATACGAAAGACTGTCGGTATTTGCACGGCGGATTTGCGGTAATCCACATGTTTTTGACAGTCAGACCCCAGCGGGGAAATGGCTGCTTGATGCGCTAAAAGTACTTTCAGGTAGGCAGGCGCAAGATGATAAGTCGGCCGTAGAGGAAGAAAATGAGCGGCTCTATGCGTTTGGACTGTTACGAGACGATGTCTTGAATTTTATTACTTGTGCCGGACTGGCGGCAGCTACTGATGCGGATAAGAAGCAGGAGCTTCCTTATCTCAGGCAGGCCTGGGAGAATGGTTCGATGCTCAATATGCCGTTGCGTGAGTTGTTGAAGTGCCGCTATCTGTACGGTGCGCTCAAGTGCGGTGGTCCTGTTTTTATTGTAGAGAATTCCGGCGTGTTTTCGTCGTTGCTGGATTTATTTTATCAACAGACGGGATTTTTGCCGCCGCTGCTTTGTACACACGGCCAGTTTAAGCTGGCCTCCTGGGCGGCGGTGGAACGGTTGGCTGCTGCAGGCTGCTCCGTTCGGTATTCCGGCGATTTTGATCCCGAAGGCTTACTAATCGCTCAAAAACTGGTTGAACGCTATCCGGATCAAGCGCATTTTTGGCATTACGGACTGGCAGATTATGCTATTAGTTTGTCTCAGGTAAAACTTGACGATAGGCGGATTAAAAAACTGGATTCGGTTTACCATCCGGAACTTGCGGAGGTTGTTGCAGAGATGCGTCGATTGAAGTTAGCAGGTTACCAGGAGGCTTTGGTGGAATCGTTGAGTGAGGATATGCAAAAAATTAATCAAAAGAAGAAAGAGGACTGA
- a CDS encoding UxaA family hydrolase, with amino-acid sequence MKKICKINPKDNVAVAVDRIAKGDTITVNSQTIIVREDIPAGHKVAVCDIAQEADVVKYGFPIGMAKMAIIQGSWVHTHNVRSKLGSLLEYTYEPEKADREELAGSKHYEFLGYPRSDGTVGVRNEVWIIPTVGCVNGIARAIEEQAQTYKTEHIDGIYAYSHPHGCSQLGDDQLNMQKILSGLVHNPNAGAVLVLGLGCENNQISLLKEVLGDYDAQRVQFLVCQEVEDEIAVGTAIVKELCAYANQFYRQTCDASQLTIGLKCGGSDGFSGITANPLVGEISNRLIAAGGTSILTEVPEMFGAETLLMNRARNEEVFRKTELLINNFKEYFMRYGEKVDENPSPGNKAGGITTLEDKSLGCVQKGGRAIVEDVLDYGGQAVKKGLNLLQAPGNDLVAANALAAAGAHLVLFTTGRGTPFACPVPTIKVASNSYLAGFKKNWVDFDAGSLVHGETMDEAAKRFFQYILDVASGKEHAKSEKLDKHELAIFKDGVIL; translated from the coding sequence ATGAAGAAGATATGCAAAATTAATCCCAAAGACAATGTTGCTGTTGCCGTCGATCGTATCGCCAAGGGCGATACGATCACGGTGAACAGCCAGACAATCATTGTGCGGGAAGATATTCCCGCAGGGCACAAGGTCGCTGTCTGTGATATTGCTCAGGAGGCGGACGTCGTCAAATATGGTTTTCCAATCGGGATGGCGAAGATGGCGATTATCCAGGGCAGCTGGGTGCATACGCACAATGTCAGGAGCAAGCTTGGCAGTCTCTTGGAGTACACGTATGAACCGGAAAAGGCGGACCGGGAAGAATTGGCAGGTAGTAAGCACTATGAATTCCTGGGCTACCCGCGTTCGGATGGTACGGTAGGCGTCCGCAACGAAGTGTGGATCATCCCGACGGTTGGCTGTGTCAACGGTATCGCCCGGGCTATTGAGGAACAGGCCCAGACTTATAAGACGGAACACATTGACGGCATCTATGCGTACAGCCATCCTCATGGCTGTTCCCAGTTGGGTGATGACCAGCTGAACATGCAGAAAATCCTGAGCGGTCTGGTACACAACCCCAACGCCGGTGCCGTCCTTGTACTGGGGCTTGGCTGTGAAAACAACCAGATTTCTCTCCTGAAGGAAGTGCTTGGTGACTATGATGCACAGCGGGTGCAATTTCTTGTCTGCCAGGAAGTAGAAGATGAAATCGCAGTGGGTACGGCAATCGTGAAGGAATTGTGTGCTTATGCTAACCAGTTTTACCGCCAGACCTGTGATGCATCGCAGCTGACGATCGGCCTGAAATGCGGCGGTTCCGACGGCTTTTCCGGAATTACGGCCAATCCCTTGGTCGGAGAAATTTCCAACCGGCTCATCGCTGCCGGCGGTACCTCGATTTTGACGGAAGTGCCGGAAATGTTCGGTGCCGAAACCTTGCTCATGAACCGGGCACGTAATGAGGAGGTGTTCCGCAAGACCGAATTACTTATCAATAACTTCAAGGAATACTTCATGCGTTACGGCGAAAAAGTCGATGAAAATCCATCGCCAGGCAATAAAGCCGGCGGAATTACAACGCTGGAAGATAAATCGCTGGGGTGCGTGCAAAAAGGCGGCCGGGCGATCGTGGAAGACGTATTGGATTATGGCGGCCAGGCTGTAAAAAAAGGCCTGAATCTGCTGCAGGCACCTGGCAACGACTTGGTGGCAGCCAATGCGCTGGCGGCAGCGGGAGCCCATCTGGTATTGTTTACGACTGGAAGGGGTACGCCCTTTGCCTGTCCGGTGCCGACGATCAAGGTGGCGAGCAACAGCTATTTGGCTGGGTTCAAGAAGAATTGGGTCGATTTTGATGCCGGCTCGCTGGTACACGGAGAAACGATGGATGAAGCGGCAAAACGGTTTTTCCAATATATCCTCGACGTGGCGTCGGGAAAGGAACATGCCAAATCAGAAAAACTGGATAAGCATGAACTAGCTATTTTCAAAGACGGCGTAATATTATAA
- a CDS encoding TIGR02678 family protein, with amino-acid sequence MQQEKILTFDDTDRETAAQLLEKYWVIRDREPELYQQIREREQMLRNYFFDKCGFYLLVHKDFAKLEKIPDQAESWMGFSELEKPRDYALLCCLLAYLENKSIDEQFLLSDLCEALPVLYPVNDETDDSEINWESYEWRRTLVRVLSFACDQAILSRVDGEIGGFSGSQEQEVLFEVPSLSRYFLRSYPKDLFQYADKNELIQAERADDENQKTGRTRRNRIYRQLLLTPSYDKGEAQEDDFLYLRNRRNRLLDDIAAHTLFAFELYEQVAMLTLPEKRVFATVFPDQRAVSDVLLHFARYVRATVEDGVNVPTTEGRVILTPAEFERLLLLCKEQTDHGWSKEVRTWSLAKLSQQVLQELVEWKFAHIEEETGMVCLRPSLARAVGQYPKDYRQGVDGHGNE; translated from the coding sequence ATGCAACAGGAAAAAATATTAACTTTTGACGATACGGATCGGGAAACAGCGGCTCAATTGCTTGAAAAATATTGGGTGATTCGGGACAGGGAGCCTGAACTGTATCAGCAAATTCGTGAGCGGGAACAGATGCTGCGCAATTACTTTTTCGATAAATGCGGTTTTTATCTCTTGGTTCATAAGGATTTTGCCAAACTTGAAAAAATTCCGGATCAAGCCGAAAGCTGGATGGGCTTTTCCGAATTGGAAAAACCCCGGGACTATGCCTTGCTGTGTTGTCTGCTGGCGTATCTTGAAAATAAAAGTATTGATGAACAGTTTCTGCTGAGCGATTTGTGTGAGGCGTTACCTGTCTTGTATCCGGTTAACGATGAGACGGACGACTCGGAAATCAACTGGGAAAGTTATGAATGGCGCCGGACTCTTGTTCGTGTCTTGAGTTTTGCCTGTGATCAGGCTATCTTGAGCCGGGTGGACGGAGAAATAGGCGGTTTTTCCGGCAGTCAGGAACAGGAAGTATTGTTTGAGGTGCCGAGTCTGTCCCGCTATTTTCTGCGTTCTTATCCCAAGGATTTATTTCAGTATGCCGATAAGAATGAACTGATTCAAGCCGAACGGGCCGATGATGAGAATCAGAAAACCGGCCGGACGCGCCGTAATCGTATTTATCGTCAATTGTTATTGACGCCTTCTTATGATAAGGGGGAGGCTCAGGAGGACGACTTTTTGTATTTGCGCAATCGGCGCAATCGTCTGCTCGATGATATTGCTGCTCATACGTTGTTTGCGTTTGAATTATATGAACAGGTGGCCATGCTTACCTTACCGGAAAAACGGGTTTTTGCGACCGTGTTTCCTGATCAGCGGGCTGTATCTGATGTGCTGCTTCACTTTGCCCGCTATGTTCGGGCCACGGTAGAAGATGGCGTGAATGTGCCGACAACGGAAGGCCGGGTGATTTTGACGCCTGCTGAATTTGAGCGGCTGCTGCTTCTTTGCAAAGAACAGACCGATCATGGCTGGAGCAAGGAAGTGCGCACATGGTCGTTAGCTAAATTATCACAGCAAGTTCTTCAGGAACTCGTTGAGTGGAAGTTTGCTCATATTGAGGAAGAAACAGGCATGGTTTGTTTGCGTCCTTCTCTGGCACGGGCCGTGGGGCAATATCCAAAAGATTATCGACAGGGAGTGGACGGGCATGGGAATGAATAA
- a CDS encoding TIGR02680 family protein produces the protein MGMNKWQINRAGLFNFWYYDQGEFQFSAGKLLLRGLNGSGKSVTMQSLVTVLLDGKISANRLDPFGSRDRRMEDYLLGERDVVDREERTGYLYLEYKRQNSDQYVTTGIGLRAKRGSALDFWGFIVTDSRRVNRDLLLYKTEYSAVDGKEEKIPLTRPELERLIGTGGQVVRSQREYMNLVNKYVFGFSSLDAYKDLMELLIQLRSPKLSKDFKPSVIHEILTDSLPTLTEEELRPLSDVIENIEQTKQQIDQLERDRSALQRLSRQYDAYNLFILVQKADELTRASQRFNRSEQSRRTCLKEQQEKVSRCHELAEDLTALERLEAVLRQEETELKDHDVFKMEKQKQSVAEEVRALNHSLTQNGQRLQEKQRSEQREKQQMAAAEQAVDAAENEMLECMEDLGGLASEGTYQGHASAVREFERSYGQKYSFKLWKQELTGYQQKLNRILGQLRNLTAAKKQQEFAGKEADEARQAFDEAREAVRQAETALFTAKEELLGRFYQWVKEEQTVLPMEAEEIRSATLALQNLPEESSWQDVLQSVDVAYQRQYGQHLTESHRLQQKMEQAESEKQVLQAELADWKGKKDPEPFRPAAVMEARQKLAEDHIPAVPFYAAVEFQHHVQPKQRERIEAALTEMGLLDALIVPHSAWKSLDKDVYDQVIHPEPAILSATLADYLEPALSGSAGVTAGDVDEVLRSILIDDTINYLSDAGSVPVLSVSYGSYCSGLVTGRAPLQDEAKFIGFEARHQYRLREIERLEEELAAYDCTLSQLATDRRFVQDAIDHLQAARAGLPAPDGVLAVYDQLREKRQNSQVRDEDLHKKDARYRAAVDKSRSLSALIKQQAGDISLLLQEELFEAALASLREYERFLHQLELTHQRFQADCKNLDQSKIRLAENQADVDRLRGEQLVLEGNVKTKQLQLENFTQRLADLGAEKIMERSNFVIRRLGELPTEIKQLAEERARTELAAEQLAVTASQLAAECEFFTEIVTVWQQAFDQEAQLHLIDGGETLTAAEVLKQHGSVLKNDDRDKATTRISESFYRELSVLMEYRLTLDEIFSDTVLPEKLTGVEDENLALYVASLRQNMRRQRILLEYDSRKAAPAVALSLMDKQIEMQKLIQSQQDRELYEEVILNSIGRVISKRIQNAELWAGKMNDLMSKLDTSSNLSFSLRWRPLTADNDEQLDTEELVELLRSDHRLLKEEDMNKLIAHFRSRIDQAKAAAVGQVVTFQRAIQEVLDFRRWFTFTLYYRRGDSPKKELTNSAFGKFSGGEKAMAMYVPLFSAAYSQYQGARDDAPYIISLDEAFAGVDENNIKEMFDLVEKLGFNYIMNSQSLWGDYDTVSRLAIYELVRPKNAPFVTLVPYLWDGKTRSLAVNEDG, from the coding sequence ATGGGAATGAATAAATGGCAAATCAATCGGGCCGGGTTGTTTAATTTTTGGTACTACGATCAGGGAGAATTCCAATTTTCCGCTGGCAAATTGTTATTGCGCGGTTTAAATGGTTCGGGTAAATCGGTAACCATGCAGAGTCTGGTTACGGTGCTGCTTGACGGCAAAATTTCCGCTAACCGCCTGGACCCTTTCGGCTCACGTGACAGGCGGATGGAGGATTATTTATTGGGAGAACGGGATGTGGTGGACCGCGAGGAGCGGACAGGCTATCTTTATTTGGAATATAAGCGGCAAAATAGCGATCAGTATGTGACAACAGGTATTGGTCTGCGGGCTAAACGCGGATCAGCACTGGATTTTTGGGGCTTTATCGTGACAGACAGCCGGCGGGTGAATCGGGATCTTTTGCTGTATAAAACAGAATATAGCGCGGTGGACGGCAAGGAAGAAAAGATCCCTTTAACCCGTCCGGAGTTGGAGCGGCTGATTGGTACAGGCGGTCAGGTTGTTCGCAGTCAGCGTGAGTATATGAATCTCGTTAATAAATATGTTTTTGGCTTTTCTTCATTGGATGCTTATAAAGATTTGATGGAACTTTTGATTCAACTGCGCAGTCCGAAGTTGTCCAAGGATTTTAAACCCAGTGTCATTCATGAAATATTGACGGATTCGTTGCCGACATTAACGGAAGAAGAACTGAGACCCTTATCGGATGTTATTGAAAACATTGAGCAGACAAAACAGCAAATCGATCAATTGGAGCGGGACCGCAGTGCTTTGCAACGGCTGAGCCGCCAGTACGATGCTTATAATCTGTTTATTTTGGTTCAGAAGGCCGATGAACTCACCCGGGCCTCGCAGCGGTTCAATCGTTCCGAACAGTCCCGTCGTACTTGTTTGAAAGAACAGCAGGAAAAAGTCAGCCGATGTCATGAGCTTGCTGAAGATCTTACTGCGCTGGAGCGGCTGGAAGCTGTTTTGCGTCAGGAAGAAACAGAGCTCAAGGATCATGATGTGTTCAAAATGGAGAAACAAAAGCAGTCAGTCGCGGAAGAGGTAAGGGCTTTGAATCATTCGCTGACTCAAAATGGACAACGGCTGCAGGAGAAACAACGGAGTGAACAGCGTGAAAAGCAGCAAATGGCGGCGGCCGAACAGGCTGTGGATGCTGCCGAGAATGAGATGCTGGAGTGCATGGAGGATCTTGGCGGACTGGCATCGGAAGGGACTTATCAGGGTCATGCGTCTGCTGTGCGGGAATTTGAACGATCTTACGGACAAAAATATTCTTTTAAACTGTGGAAGCAGGAACTAACTGGTTATCAGCAAAAACTCAACCGTATCTTAGGCCAACTGCGGAATCTGACAGCTGCAAAAAAACAGCAGGAATTTGCCGGGAAAGAAGCGGATGAAGCCAGGCAGGCTTTTGATGAAGCCCGTGAGGCTGTCCGCCAGGCTGAAACAGCACTGTTTACAGCCAAAGAGGAATTACTGGGGCGGTTTTATCAATGGGTGAAAGAAGAACAGACGGTGTTACCCATGGAAGCGGAGGAAATCCGCAGTGCCACCTTAGCCTTGCAGAATTTGCCGGAAGAATCTTCCTGGCAGGATGTCCTCCAGTCTGTTGATGTTGCCTATCAGCGTCAGTATGGGCAGCATCTTACGGAAAGCCACCGGTTGCAGCAGAAAATGGAGCAGGCGGAGTCTGAAAAACAGGTGCTGCAAGCGGAACTTGCCGACTGGAAGGGTAAAAAAGACCCTGAACCATTCCGTCCGGCTGCTGTTATGGAAGCGCGGCAAAAACTTGCTGAGGATCATATTCCGGCGGTACCTTTTTATGCGGCTGTGGAATTTCAGCATCATGTACAGCCCAAGCAACGTGAGCGAATTGAAGCTGCTCTGACGGAAATGGGACTGCTTGATGCTTTGATTGTGCCTCATTCGGCCTGGAAGAGTCTGGACAAAGACGTGTACGATCAGGTGATTCACCCTGAGCCGGCCATACTTTCCGCTACGCTGGCTGATTATTTGGAACCCGCTTTATCCGGTTCGGCGGGAGTGACGGCTGGTGATGTTGATGAAGTGTTACGCAGTATTTTAATTGATGATACTATCAATTATTTATCAGATGCAGGTAGTGTACCTGTTTTATCTGTTTCTTACGGGTCTTATTGTAGTGGTCTTGTGACAGGCCGGGCTCCTTTGCAGGATGAGGCTAAATTTATTGGTTTTGAAGCCCGACATCAGTACCGGTTGCGGGAAATTGAACGGTTAGAGGAAGAACTGGCTGCTTATGACTGTACTTTGAGCCAACTTGCCACTGACAGGCGTTTTGTACAGGATGCCATCGACCATTTGCAGGCCGCTCGGGCTGGGCTACCGGCACCAGACGGGGTTTTGGCAGTTTATGATCAACTGAGGGAGAAAAGGCAGAACAGTCAGGTCCGTGACGAAGATTTGCATAAGAAAGATGCGCGTTATCGCGCTGCTGTTGACAAGAGTCGTTCTTTGTCCGCCCTGATTAAGCAGCAGGCCGGGGATATTTCACTGCTCCTTCAGGAAGAATTATTCGAGGCCGCTTTGGCGAGTCTGCGGGAGTATGAGAGATTTTTACATCAACTGGAACTTACGCATCAACGGTTTCAGGCTGACTGCAAAAATTTGGATCAGAGTAAAATCCGTCTGGCTGAAAACCAGGCGGATGTGGACCGTTTAAGAGGAGAACAACTGGTTCTTGAAGGAAACGTCAAAACCAAGCAACTGCAACTTGAAAATTTTACGCAGCGCTTGGCTGATCTTGGTGCTGAAAAAATTATGGAACGCAGTAATTTTGTGATCAGGCGGTTGGGGGAGCTGCCGACAGAGATTAAGCAGCTGGCAGAAGAACGTGCGCGCACAGAACTGGCGGCCGAGCAGCTTGCGGTTACGGCCTCTCAGCTTGCTGCCGAGTGTGAATTTTTTACTGAAATCGTTACCGTTTGGCAGCAGGCCTTTGATCAGGAAGCGCAGCTTCATTTGATTGACGGCGGTGAAACGCTTACGGCGGCGGAAGTGCTTAAGCAGCATGGCTCTGTGCTGAAAAATGATGATAGGGACAAAGCCACTACTAGGATCAGTGAAAGTTTTTACCGTGAGTTGTCGGTACTTATGGAATACCGGCTGACACTGGATGAGATTTTTTCCGATACGGTTCTTCCTGAAAAACTGACGGGTGTGGAAGATGAGAATTTAGCGCTTTACGTCGCTTCGTTACGGCAGAACATGCGCCGCCAACGTATTTTGCTGGAATATGACAGCCGTAAAGCAGCACCTGCCGTTGCCTTGAGTCTGATGGACAAGCAGATTGAAATGCAGAAGCTGATTCAATCTCAACAGGACCGGGAGCTTTATGAAGAAGTTATTTTGAACAGCATTGGTCGCGTGATCAGTAAGCGGATTCAAAATGCTGAGTTATGGGCCGGTAAGATGAATGATTTGATGTCGAAGCTGGATACATCAAGCAATTTGAGTTTTTCTCTCCGTTGGCGGCCGCTGACAGCGGATAACGATGAACAGCTGGATACGGAGGAACTTGTCGAATTATTGCGCAGTGATCATCGGCTGCTTAAAGAAGAGGATATGAATAAGCTTATTGCACATTTCCGTTCCCGCATTGATCAAGCTAAGGCGGCCGCTGTGGGGCAAGTTGTAACTTTTCAAAGGGCTATTCAGGAAGTTTTGGATTTTCGGCGCTGGTTTACTTTTACTCTGTATTATCGGCGTGGCGATTCACCTAAAAAGGAACTGACCAATAGTGCATTCGGCAAATTTAGCGGCGGCGAAAAAGCGATGGCTATGTATGTTCCACTGTTTTCGGCAGCGTATTCCCAATATCAAGGAGCCAGAGACGATGCACCGTATATCATTTCTTTGGATGAGGCTTTTGCCGGGGTCGATGAAAATAACATCAAAGAAATGTTTGATCTGGTGGAAAAACTCGGCTTTAACTATATTATGAATTCTCAGTCACTGTGGGGCGATTATGACACAGTGTCGCGGCTGGCTATTTATGAACTTGTTCGTCCGAAAAATGCTCCGTTTGTTACACTTGTTCCTTATTTGTGGGATGGAAAAACGCGTAGTTTGGCGGTAAATGAAGATGGCTGA